One Ignavibacteriales bacterium genomic window, GATCATAATTCGGTTAGAAGGTTGAGAAACTATAATCACATGAGAAAGATAATTAATACTAGGGGTCTAAAGGTGGTATATCATTACGAAGAGTTGAAGAAAGCGATAATTAAGTATCTCGAACACCCTGAGACCAATAAAAAAGAACGGGAGACAGCCCTGGAAAAAGAATGCGGGAAGATTGATGGGAAATCAACATACAGGATAGCGATGGCATTTAAACAAATATCGGAAACCGCTGGTTCATGACGAATGATTACATATTTATAAAAGCGGGTAAAAGCACCGGTAATTATTTTAAAGATCTCTGGAGGTACAGGGAGCTTCTGTATTTTCTGAGCTGGAGAGACATACTTGTAAGGTATAAACAAACTGCCATTGGGATTTTATGGAGTGTCGTAAAGCCGGTTCTGACAATAATTATCTTTTCTATCGTCTTTGGTAAGATCGCCAAGCTCCCGCAGGCAGGTATTCCGTATCCACTGCTTGTTCTCGCAGGCTTACTGCCGTGGTACTTCTTTTCGAGTTCTCTTTCTGAAAGCAGTCTGAGTCTGATATCGAATTCAAACCTTATAACAAAAGTTTACTTTCCGAGATTACTACTCCCGATCAGCTCGATTATTGTCAGCTTCATAGATTTTATTATTTCTTTCGTACTGCTTTTGATGTTGATGGTGTGGTACGATCTTTATCCCGGATGGGAAATTATATTATTACCGGTGTTCATACTTCTGGCATTTATACCTGCGCTTGGCGCGGGATTATGGTTCTCGGCATTTAATGTGCGCTTCAGGGATTTCCGTTACATTGTGCCCTTCATATTGCAACTGGGTTTACTTATCTCGCCGGTTGGTTTCAGCAGCAGCTTGATGCCCGATGAATGGCGGATACTGTATTCCCTTAATCCACTGGTAGGTGCGATAGACGGGTTCAGATGGACATTGCTGGGAGAGAAATTCGACATATACCTGCCGGGATTCATTATTTCGGTGGGCATATCGGTATTATTACTGATAACGGGATTGATGTATTTTAGAAAAACAGAAAAGGTCTTTGCGGATATAATTTAGTGAGCGAGAAGATTATCGACATACAGAACCTTGGAAAGAGTTACTTGATCTCTCACAAGGCGCAAGCGCGGGGAAGCTACATCGCGCTGAGGGACGTGATATCGGAATCTGTATCGAGCGCGGGCAAGAAGATATTTAAGGGCGATAACGGCGCGTTTCCCGGGAGGGAAGAGTTCTGGGCGCTGAAGGATGTTACGTTTAGCGTGGAACGGGGTGAGCGGATTGGAATAATCGGTAGGAACGGTTCGGGTAAGACCACACTTTTGAAACTGCTAAGCAGGATCACGGAGCCGACCACCGGAACGATAGAGCTGAGAGGAAGGACGGCGAGCCTGCTTGAAATAGGGACGGGCTTTCACCCAGAACTGACCGGCCGTGAAAATATATATCTGAACGGCGCGATACTTGGGATGACTAGGAAGGAGATTAATAGGAAGTTCGACGAGATAGTAGCGTTTTCTGAGGTGGAGAAATTTCTCGATACCCCAGTTAAGCGGTACTCTTCGGGGATGTATTTGCGGCTGGCGTTTTCGGTGGCGGCGCATCTGGACACGGATATAATGCTGATAGACGAGGTGCTGGCAGTGGGTGACGCAGCGTTTCAGAGGAAGTGCCTAGGCAAGATGGAGGAGGAGGCAGGGACATCGCGCACGGTGTTGTTCGTGAGTCATAACATGACGGCGGTGAAGCAGATATGCGATAAGGTGATATGGGTGGATAAGGGCAGGATAGCCGACATAGGTGAACCAGGTAAGGTGATCAATAATTATCTGGCGTCGGCGGAGGTATCGGTATTTGAGAGGAGGTGGGAGGAAGCGGATGCGCCGGGGAACGATGCGGTGAAGATAATTTCGGTGAGGGTGAAGCCGGACAGCGCGGATGAGTCAGTGATAACAACGGACGATCCGGCGGAGATAGAGTTTGTTTTCAGGAATAATCTTGACGAGGGGGAGATAAATCTAAGCTTTATTTTATGGACGCTGTCGGGCGAGTGTGTATTTAATACGGCGTCGGAGGTGAAGCATATAGGCAAGGGTGTGTATAAAGGCATTTGCCGTATTCCGGCAAACCTGCTCAACAGCAATGTTTATTCGATCGAGATAATGGTGATAAAGGACAGGTCATACGCGGTTTACAAGCAGAAAGATATATTGAGCTTTGAGGTGCTGGACGGTGAACGTGTCGAAGGGTGGTACGGTAAATGGGTCGGGGCAGTGCGACCGAAGTTGGATTTTAGTCTCGGGGAAGTGGACAATAATTTTAAATAATATTTATCAATAGGAAATGGAATTAGCTATTTTTGGGGGGAAGCCGAGATTTGAAAAGCAGATGCATGTCGGCAGGCCCAACGTAGGCAACCGGGAGAAACTTCTTGAAAGAATAAATAACATTCTGGATTCGGGCTGGCTGACAAATCACGGACCAATGGTTTCAGAATTTGAGAAGAGGCTGTCCGACTACCTTAAGGTTAAAAATTGCATAACTGTAAGCAACGGTACGATAGCACTGGAAGTGGCGATAAGGGCTCTAGAATTAAAGGGAGAAGTCATTGTTCCGTCGTTCACCTTTGTTGCCACAGCGCATGCACTTCAATGGCAGGAAATCACACCTGTATTTGTTGATATAGACGCGCATACTTTTAACATTCAGCCTGACCTGATAGAAGATATGATAACTCCCAGAACAACAGGTATAATAGGGGTTCATACATGGGGGCGTCCCTGCAATACAGAGGCTATCGAAGAAATTGCCAAAAAAAGAAATTTAAAAGTAATATATGATGCTTCCCATGCATTTTCGGTCAGCAGGAATGGCACGATGATCGGAAATTTCGGTGAAGCTGAAACATTCAGCTTTCACGCGACAAAGTTTATGAACACATTTGAGGGAGGCGCAATAGCTACGAACAACGATGAGCTTGCGAAAAAGATCAAACTAATGACCAACTTTGGATTTGCCGGACATGATAATGTTATTTACATTGGGACTAACGGTAAGATGTCGGAAGTATGCGCGGCAATGGGACTTACATCATTGGATAACATAGGCGACTTTATTGCTAATAATAAGAAGAACTACGAGCTTTACAGAAGTGAACTAAAAGATTTGAAGGGTATTACTCTCCAGGAATATGATGAGAGTGAGGGGTGTAACTATCAATACATAATCATTGAAGTAGATGAAACGGCTCTGGGTATCTCCAGAGATGAGGTAGTGTCGATACTTCATGCCGAGAACGTACTTGCCAGGAGATATTTTTATCCGGGGTGTCATAAAATGGAGCCATACAGGTCATACTACCCACACGCAGGATATCTTTTGCCGGTGACGGAAGCCAAATCGAAAAAAGTCGTTAGCTTACCAACGGGAGTATCGGTAACTTCAGATGATATAAAAACAATTTGTGAAGTTATAAGGCATGTTATATCAAATAAAGATGAGATCGCTGTTAAACTTAAGGAGCTTGGTGAAGAGCAAAAAAGATTTAAAGTCCCATTTGCCGATAAATGAACATTGAGATAAGATGAAGCTCGCAATTATGCAGCCATATTTATTCCCGTACCTGGCTTATTTTCAGCTTGTCAATACTGTGGATAAATTCGTTAATTATGATGACGTATCATTTATCAAAAAGGGATGGATAAACAGAAATAATGTCCTTTCTCATGGGAAACCGTTTCTATTTTCGATTCCTGTAAGCGACATCAGCTCATTCAGGCCAATTAACAAGACAATGACTAACGAGAGATTATATGCTGTCTGGAAAAAGAAATTCTTCAAAACTTTAAATCTGAATTACAATAAGGCGCCATATTATTCAAAATGCATTGCCATACTCGAAGCGGTTTTTTCGGAGGAAAGTGAATATATTTCGCATATAGCTTTCCAAAGTATTAAGGAAACCTGCCGGTATCTGGACATTGAAACAGATATGATAGAGTCTTCAGCAAAATATGAAAACAGCGAATTGAAGGGTACAGAAAGAGTTTTGGATATTTGTTACAAGGAGGGTGCATCAGATTATATAAATCCGATCGGTGGAGAGGTTTTATATAATAAGGGGACTTTCTTAAAACATAATATTAACCTCTATTTTCTGAAGTCAAAGCCTATAGAGTATAATCAATTAAACAAAACATTTGTTCCCGACCTTTCTATAATAGATGTTATGATGTATAATCCCAAGGAAAAGATCAAAGAATTATTAAATGAGTTTGAATTAGTATGAGAGAGATTGGAGGTTTTATAGGATTTGAAGTAACGAAGGGAAATAACTCTTATCATGGAAACAGCGCATTATGTTTGAATACGGGTCGTGCATGTCTGAACCTAATAATAAAAAACAGTAATGTAAATAAACTATACGCTCCGTTTTATTGTTGTGATTCGGTGCTTTCTCCTATCGAAGAGAATCAAATTCCTTACGAGTTTTACGGACTAAATGACAGGCTGGAAATAGCAGACGATATAACATTAGACGATGAAAGTATGATCATTTATGTTAATTATTTCGGTTTGATGAACTCTTATATTGGGGGATTACACAGCAAATACGGCGATAAGCTTATACTTGATAATACACAGGCCTTTTTTGAGATGGATAAGAACGGAATAAACTCATTTAATTCAGCGAGAAAGTTTTTCGGGGTGCCAGATGGAGCATATTTATACCATACTTTTCCGGCTGTGAATGATCTCGAAGTAAACAAAGGAATTTCCACTGATTATTTAATTAACCGGATGATCGGAAATACAGAAACTGCATACAGGCAATATAGGGAATACGAAGACAGCCTAACGAACGAAATCAAACTCATATCAGAGCTTTCCGATACAATTTTGAGCAATGTTGATTATGATAACACAGCAATGAAAAGGAGAGAGAACTACGAACTGTATCAAAACCTCCTTGGAGGAATCAACTATTTCCAGGCAGAGTGGGATAACAAAGCAGTTCCTTACTGTTATCCTTTTTTGACACCTGAAAAAATAGATAAATCTGTTTTTCACAGACAGGGAATATTCATTCCAACTTTCTGGGAGGAAGTAACAAGCAGGGATGGCGAGGGATTCGAATTTGAGAAAAACTTCTCTCAATGTTTGATCCCTCTTCCTTTGGACCAGCGTTACGGCGCGGATGATATTCAATATGTATCAAGAAAACTGAAAGAGGTATTATGAAAATAAAATTACGTGAAATCCGAAAAGAAGATATAAGCAGAATAAATTTATGGAGAAATGATAAAGATCTGGTAGATTATTTGGGAGCTAATTATTCATTTACATCAGAACCTGTAGATAGTGCATGGTATGAAAATTATTTGAAGAATAGAGATAAAGCTGTCCGCCTTGCAATTGAAGACTCAGAAGCAAACAGACACATTGGGAATGTGTACCTTACAGGTATTCATAATATTAACAGAAGCGCTGAATTTTCAATCTTCATAGGAGAAAAAGATTACTGGTCACAGGCAATCGGCGAGGATGTAGCCCGTAAGATAGTCGAACATGGATTTAATGATCTGAATTTAAATAGGATTTACCTTTATGTGCTCGCAAATAATGAAAGAGCAATTAAGCTTTATAAAAAGCTAAATTTCAAAGAAGAGGGTATCTTGAGAGAAGCGGTATATAAGAACGGGGAATTTATGGATTTTGTACTTATGTCAGTTTTAAAAAAGGATTGGAATACGGATTCAAACAGCAGGCATGAAACTACCTTAGAGAGATGAAGCTTTTAGGATACGTATTTACAAAGAATGATGAAAAGGTGATCGGTAAATGTTTGGAGAGGTTATCGGAATCGTGCGACGGTATTATAGTTGTCGAGGACGGTTCAACTGACGGTACCTATGATATAGTAAGATCCTTTCCTAAAGTAATCAAAATATTCAGAAATCCTCCGTATGAAGAATGGAAAACATTCCGGGATTTAAAGAAAATTTTAAAAGTGGTAACGGATATTAACCCGGAATGGATAATTGGAGTTGATTCGGATGACGTACTAGACAAGAGATTTGCAGAGCAGCGTGATAAATTATTGGATAACAAAGAGGTGGGGCGGTATCATTTTAGAGAAATCACATTATGGGGTGATAATAAGAGATACAGAGTCGATAAACCGGAATGGTACGGAAGGACCAGGGATAGAACTCCTTTTTTGATAAGATGGGGACCCAATGTAAAATATTTCGAGAGGCACTTTCTTTTCCCGATGAATTTTATAAGGTGGCTCAGGAAAAGAGGGTTTGTGGGAATAATTAAGAGACAACTTAAATACGGTACTTTTAGCAAGAAACGCAATAGATTGGAGAAATTCCTTTCAGAAGTTTTTTGGCCGTCGGATTACATGGATTATACTAATGTGCAGTTTATAGGATATGAGGGGAAGGAAGTTGAAATTCCGCTTGTAAGGCTTCATTACCATTTTGCAGATATGAGCTATGCGTGGAAGAAACATCTTACTTATGCGTTATTAAGCGCAACAATACAACACAGAACTCCGGGAGAAATCCCTAATTTAGTAAGTTGGGCATCCAATAAGCTGGAGGATGAAAATATTAAGCTGGAGGAAGTAGAACCGGAATGGGGAGCTTTGTGACAGAAGACAATAAGGTATATACACTCATTATAAAACATTATGAAGACTGCCTTGAGAAGTTTGGGGATTCTCATTTGGGCGTTGATTGGCCTAATGAAAAAGATGCAGAAACCCGATACAGGGTAATGGTGGAAGTAATTAGGGATCCCGGGGAGAAAGTTTCATTGCTTGATTTTGGATGCGGAGCTGCCCATTTATATGAGTATATAAGTAATTTTGGGTTAACAGGCATAGAATATTCGGGGCTCGATATATCCCGGAAATTCATCGAACTGTGCAGGAAAAAGTTTCCTTCTCTGAATTTTCTTGAAGTGGATATTCTAGAAAATCCAGAAAATGTTCCTGAATTTGATTATATAGTTATGAACGGTGTATTCACAGAGAAAAGGGAACTGAGTTATAATGACATGCTGGATTATTTTAAGAAGTTGATCAGAGCAGTATTTGAGAAAGCAAAAAAGGGAATTGCATTTAATGTAATGTCGAAGCACGTTGATTGGGAAAGAGAGGATCTTTTTCATCTGTCCTTTGATGAGCTGGGAAGCTTTTTGAAGGAAGAAATAAGCCGGAATTTTACAATCAGGAATGATTACGGTCTTTACGAATACACAGTTTACATTTATAAATAAATGGCTAAAGTAATAATATTCGGAGTAAGAGACTTCGCTCAGCTGGCGAAATATTACCTTGAGCATGACTCGGAACATGAGCCGGCAGCATTTTGTGTAACCGAAAGCTACCTGCCGGAGGAAAGGACGTTCGAGGGGCTTACTGTTGAAGCTTTTGAAACTATAGAGCAAAAGTACCCGGCGTCAGAGTATAGTTTCTTTGCACCCTTGTCACCAAGAGGAATGAATAGGATGCGAAAAGACGTGTATAGAGCTATAAAGGAAAAGGGGTACGATTGTATTAGTTATATCAGCTCCAAGGCAACGGTGTTTTCGGATAACGTAGGTGAGAATTGCTTTATACTGGAAGATAACACCATCCAGCCATTTACCAGCATCGGAAACAACGTAGTGATGTGGAGCGGAAATCACATCGGACATCACAGCAGGATCGGTGATGACGTGTTTTTTACATCTCATGTGGTTTTGTCGGGTCATTGTGATGTGGGTGAGTCGTCGTTTTTTGGAGTGAACTCGACGATAAGGGACAGGGTGACAATCGGTGAGGGTACATTGATAGGTATGGGGGCTTGTGTTTTGAAAGATACGGAGCCATGGAGCGTGTATGTCGGGAACCCAGCAGTTAAGCATCCAAAACCAAGTTTCGAGATAGGAACGTTTGATTAAGTGGGAGAAAAAAGGTCTGATATATTCAGCTAAAGGAAATCGTTGGTGGAATAAGTCACATGCACAGGAGCCTGTTGCTGATATCATGAGAGACAGGTTGCGGATATATTATTCGTCGCGCGATGCAGGGAATAAGAGCCATACGAGTTACATAGAAACGGATGTGAATGATCCCGGTAAAATACTTTTTGAAAATCCTGAACCAATTTTACCATTGGGGGAGAGGGGTTCATTCGACGATGATGGGGTGATGCCGTCATGCGTCATCGGTCACGATGGAAAGAAATATCTATACTATACGGGGTGGCACCGTGCGGAGGAGTACCCGTATTTGAATTCTATGGGATTGGCTGTCAGCGAGGATGGCGGTGTTACGTTCAGTAAGTACGGAGATGAGCCATTGATCAAGGTGGTGGGTAAGGGAGAGTTCACCGGGACGTCATTCGTAATGCTAGATGACGGGGTATTCAAAATGTGGTATTTGCATTGCGTAAAGTGGGTGGAGGTGAGTGGTTTAAAGGAGCCGGTGTATAATATAAAGTATGCTGAATCGCAGGACGGAAAACAGTGGGCACCAAGCGTTAAGGGAGTTATTGAGCTTAATGAGGACGAGGGAGGAATATCAAGCCCGAGCGTTTTGAAGGAGGATGGTATATATAAGATGTGGTACAGCTACAGAAGAAGTGTCGATTACAGAACGAATAAGGACAGTTCGTACAGGATAGGCTATGCGGAGAGTAATGACGGTATACACTGGATACGGAAAGATGATGAAGCCGGAATAGAGCGCAGTGATGAGGGATGGGATTCAGATATGACAGCTTATCCATATGTAGTGAGAAAGGATAATACGAGATATATGTTCTATAACGGGAACGGATTTGGGAAGAGCGGGCTTGGTTATGCAGTTTCAAATGTGTTGTAGAAATTATGGAGCCACTTGTAAGCGTTCATATTACGACTTATAATCAAAGAGACTTTATCGGAAAGGCGATTGACAGTGCGTTATCGCAGATAACAGATTTTCCTGTAGAGGTAGTTGTCGGGGATGATTTTTCTACGGATGGTACAAGGGAGCTGCTAAATAAGTATAAGAATGATTATCCTGGTAAGGTCATACTAAACCTGATGCCGGAGAGAGGTAAGGGAATGATAGGGCGGTCGAATTTTGAAGCGACGCTACAGCTGTGCAGAGGAAAGTATTTAGCATTTCTCGATGGTGATGACTACTGGACTAATGACGATAAGCTCAGTGAGCAGGTTAGATTTTTAGAAAATAATCCCGAATTTGTATTGTGTCATCATGATTGTGAGGCACAATTGACAGAGGGGGTAAAGTTTAAGAAGGATTTCAGCAAGAAGCATGCAGTTACCGGATTTTACGAAGCGTGCCAGATGACGGTACCCTTTATGTCATCAATCTTAATCCGGAGAGAGGGTATTGATTTTTTTGATAGAAGAAAATGGCTGGAAGGGCTGGATCTCGGTGATTTTGCTTTATGGATAATGGCTTCGCTGAAGGGAAAATCATACTATATAGATAAAGAGATGGCGCATTACAGGGTTAATCATAGCAGTATTACAGGGAAATTGGGGTATAGTGTACAGGTAAAAAACCGGATGCTATTTGCTGAAAGACTTGCTAAAAGCGATTACACGATAGACAGGAAATTTCTTAGTAACTATCTTAGCAGATATTATTTTCAATATTCAGGTATATCACTTTCAAAGAGAGATATTCCCGGGATCTTTAAATATGCATACAAAAGTATGACCAGTTTTTTTAGAGGAGTAAGTTTTGGAAAAAAGGACTATGAATGGGTAAAGCGTTTACGCTGGTATGTGCTGGTGAGGCTGTACATGGCTAATTTTTCAAAAGCATTAAAGCCAAGCTAAATGGAACAAACGGGAAAAGTACCGCACTATACAATTGAAAAACAAAGGGGTTTTAAACTCATTTCATTTAAAGAGTTTGTTAGATACAAAGACCTTCTATATTTTCTGGTAAAAAGAGATGTTACTGTTCTTTATAAGCAAACCATACTTGGATTTCTATGGGCTATAATAAACCCGGTAATACAGATGGTGATATTCAGTTTTATATTCGGGAAATTGGTTTCGGTACCGAGTGAGGGGGTGGCTTATCCTTTATTTAATTACGTTGGGATCATTCCCTGGAATTATTTTTCACAATCTCTGGCGGCGTCATCTAACAGCCTGATACAAAGCTCCTCTATATTTACGAAAGTATATTTCCCCCGGATATTTATACCATTGACACCGGTTCTATCGAAACTGGTTGATTTTTTTATTTCATTCGTTGTACTCATAGTTTTAATGATATTTTATAATACTTATCCGAACGCAAATATTGTATTCCTTCCTGTTCTTATCCTGCTCATGATATTAACAGCAAGCGGAATAGGGATGTGGTTTTCAGCTCTGGCAATACAATACAGAGATATAAGATTTGCTATGCCTTTGCTGACCCAGTTGCTATTATTTGTAGCCCCAGTTGTTTTTCCTGCATCCCTGGTACTTTCAAAAGGTAAGATCCTATACCTGCTGTACGGACTCTATCCGATGGTAGGTGTGATCGAGGGATTCCGGTCAGCTTTGCTCGGCTCTAATGATATGCCATGGGAACTGATAGGGATGGGAACGATCAGCGCGCTGATCATCTTTTTCTCAGGAGTGGTATATTTCCGCAAAACGGAAAGGATATTTGCGGATGTTGCATAATTTAATAATCACATGTCCGATATAGCAGTAAAAATAACAGGTATAAGTAAAGCATACAGGATCGGTCAAAACGTAAGGGAAAACGACACTTTTTTGGCGACCCTGATGAGCGGTATAAAAGCTCCACTTAGCAACTTTCGGAAGTTACGAAACCTAAGCAATATTAAAGAAGATGACCGGAGTGATGACATAATATGGGCTTTGAGGGATGTTTCTGATACGATAAAACACGGGGAGGTCCTGGGGATAATAGGTAAAAATGGTGCCGGTAAAAGTACACTGCTAAAGGTGATATCTAACATTACTGAGCCAACCAGCGGTAAAGTAGAAATTTTCGGAAGAGTAGCAAGTCTCTTAGAGGTTGGTACCGGTTTTAATCCAGAATTAACAGGCAGAGAAAATATTTATCTAAACGGTACTATTCTAGGAATGACCAAGAAAGAAGTTGACTCAAAGTTCGACGAAATAGTTTCCTTTTCAGGTGTAAACAAGTTTATAGATACTCCGGTTAAGAGATATTCAAGCGGGATGAAGGTTCGATTAGCATTTGCTGTTGCCGCTCACCTTGAACCGGAGATACTGATCGTTGACGAGGTCCTTGCTGTCGGAGATGCGGAATTTCAAAAGAAATGCCTTGGTAAAATGGAAAGTATTACTTCTGAGGGAAGGACTATACTATTCGTATCGCATAATATGTCAGCGATAAAGAATCTTTGTACAAGAGCAATCTTACTCGAAGGCGGACGTGTAAAGAAGGAAGGAGAAACCAGCGAAGTAGTAAATGAGTATCTTACGGGGTCTGCGGATGTATTTGATGGAGGTGTAATACCTGCTGACTATCCCAGAATAAGCAGGAATAAGAACCAGGTATATTTCAGGAAATTTATCCTTAGAGACAGGAACAACAATGCGGTAGATTATTTTTCTTATCACCAGGAAGCGTATGTTGATATCGAGATCGAGGCATTAACGGATATAGAAGATGCAATCATTGTAATTTTGATGAGTTCGGTAAATAATGAAAAGCTATCCTTTTCCTCCTCGAATGACCAATCGAACCGGCTCTTCAGTCTTTCAAAAGGGATTCATAAGATCAGTGTCAGGATAGATCAAAATTTCCTTCCGGGAAGGTATTTTATAACATTTTCCCTTGTCGATAGAGAAGGTCATCCGTTTGACCGCTTAAATAATATCCTTAGTTTCAGTGTAGGGTCGATGCGGGAGTCAGACGGTACATATTACAGGTGGGGCAAAGTAGTTGCAGAAGTAAATACAATCACTCAGTGGGAGTTTTCCAAAGAAGTTAAAGTTAAGAATTTCTAACTGCGGTTTTCTTTTTGATGGGACTACTAATAATTCCAATTCTGTTAGTTACATTTATCGTCAGAGTTCTTCCCAGATTTCGGATAAAATATGCATATAGCGGAGATACATACGGTCATTTTCATATCTCACGTGCGATAAGAGAAAACAAGTTTCGCATCCCGGATAAAATACCGGGAGTTACATTGAATCATACACATACTTACCCATATTTGTATCATTTAATTTTGTCGGTATTTACACAG contains:
- a CDS encoding ABC transporter permease, whose product is MTNDYIFIKAGKSTGNYFKDLWRYRELLYFLSWRDILVRYKQTAIGILWSVVKPVLTIIIFSIVFGKIAKLPQAGIPYPLLVLAGLLPWYFFSSSLSESSLSLISNSNLITKVYFPRLLLPISSIIVSFIDFIISFVLLLMLMVWYDLYPGWEIILLPVFILLAFIPALGAGLWFSAFNVRFRDFRYIVPFILQLGLLISPVGFSSSLMPDEWRILYSLNPLVGAIDGFRWTLLGEKFDIYLPGFIISVGISVLLLITGLMYFRKTEKVFADII
- a CDS encoding ABC transporter ATP-binding protein, producing MSEKIIDIQNLGKSYLISHKAQARGSYIALRDVISESVSSAGKKIFKGDNGAFPGREEFWALKDVTFSVERGERIGIIGRNGSGKTTLLKLLSRITEPTTGTIELRGRTASLLEIGTGFHPELTGRENIYLNGAILGMTRKEINRKFDEIVAFSEVEKFLDTPVKRYSSGMYLRLAFSVAAHLDTDIMLIDEVLAVGDAAFQRKCLGKMEEEAGTSRTVLFVSHNMTAVKQICDKVIWVDKGRIADIGEPGKVINNYLASAEVSVFERRWEEADAPGNDAVKIISVRVKPDSADESVITTDDPAEIEFVFRNNLDEGEINLSFILWTLSGECVFNTASEVKHIGKGVYKGICRIPANLLNSNVYSIEIMVIKDRSYAVYKQKDILSFEVLDGERVEGWYGKWVGAVRPKLDFSLGEVDNNFK
- a CDS encoding DegT/DnrJ/EryC1/StrS family aminotransferase — encoded protein: MELAIFGGKPRFEKQMHVGRPNVGNREKLLERINNILDSGWLTNHGPMVSEFEKRLSDYLKVKNCITVSNGTIALEVAIRALELKGEVIVPSFTFVATAHALQWQEITPVFVDIDAHTFNIQPDLIEDMITPRTTGIIGVHTWGRPCNTEAIEEIAKKRNLKVIYDASHAFSVSRNGTMIGNFGEAETFSFHATKFMNTFEGGAIATNNDELAKKIKLMTNFGFAGHDNVIYIGTNGKMSEVCAAMGLTSLDNIGDFIANNKKNYELYRSELKDLKGITLQEYDESEGCNYQYIIIEVDETALGISRDEVVSILHAENVLARRYFYPGCHKMEPYRSYYPHAGYLLPVTEAKSKKVVSLPTGVSVTSDDIKTICEVIRHVISNKDEIAVKLKELGEEQKRFKVPFADK
- a CDS encoding WbqC family protein gives rise to the protein MKLAIMQPYLFPYLAYFQLVNTVDKFVNYDDVSFIKKGWINRNNVLSHGKPFLFSIPVSDISSFRPINKTMTNERLYAVWKKKFFKTLNLNYNKAPYYSKCIAILEAVFSEESEYISHIAFQSIKETCRYLDIETDMIESSAKYENSELKGTERVLDICYKEGASDYINPIGGEVLYNKGTFLKHNINLYFLKSKPIEYNQLNKTFVPDLSIIDVMMYNPKEKIKELLNEFELV
- a CDS encoding GNAT family N-acetyltransferase; the protein is MKIKLREIRKEDISRINLWRNDKDLVDYLGANYSFTSEPVDSAWYENYLKNRDKAVRLAIEDSEANRHIGNVYLTGIHNINRSAEFSIFIGEKDYWSQAIGEDVARKIVEHGFNDLNLNRIYLYVLANNERAIKLYKKLNFKEEGILREAVYKNGEFMDFVLMSVLKKDWNTDSNSRHETTLER
- a CDS encoding glycosyltransferase family 2 protein; protein product: MKLLGYVFTKNDEKVIGKCLERLSESCDGIIVVEDGSTDGTYDIVRSFPKVIKIFRNPPYEEWKTFRDLKKILKVVTDINPEWIIGVDSDDVLDKRFAEQRDKLLDNKEVGRYHFREITLWGDNKRYRVDKPEWYGRTRDRTPFLIRWGPNVKYFERHFLFPMNFIRWLRKRGFVGIIKRQLKYGTFSKKRNRLEKFLSEVFWPSDYMDYTNVQFIGYEGKEVEIPLVRLHYHFADMSYAWKKHLTYALLSATIQHRTPGEIPNLVSWASNKLEDENIKLEEVEPEWGAL
- a CDS encoding class I SAM-dependent methyltransferase, translating into MGSFVTEDNKVYTLIIKHYEDCLEKFGDSHLGVDWPNEKDAETRYRVMVEVIRDPGEKVSLLDFGCGAAHLYEYISNFGLTGIEYSGLDISRKFIELCRKKFPSLNFLEVDILENPENVPEFDYIVMNGVFTEKRELSYNDMLDYFKKLIRAVFEKAKKGIAFNVMSKHVDWEREDLFHLSFDELGSFLKEEISRNFTIRNDYGLYEYTVYIYK
- a CDS encoding acetyltransferase, translating into MAKVIIFGVRDFAQLAKYYLEHDSEHEPAAFCVTESYLPEERTFEGLTVEAFETIEQKYPASEYSFFAPLSPRGMNRMRKDVYRAIKEKGYDCISYISSKATVFSDNVGENCFILEDNTIQPFTSIGNNVVMWSGNHIGHHSRIGDDVFFTSHVVLSGHCDVGESSFFGVNSTIRDRVTIGEGTLIGMGACVLKDTEPWSVYVGNPAVKHPKPSFEIGTFD
- a CDS encoding glycosyltransferase gives rise to the protein MEPLVSVHITTYNQRDFIGKAIDSALSQITDFPVEVVVGDDFSTDGTRELLNKYKNDYPGKVILNLMPERGKGMIGRSNFEATLQLCRGKYLAFLDGDDYWTNDDKLSEQVRFLENNPEFVLCHHDCEAQLTEGVKFKKDFSKKHAVTGFYEACQMTVPFMSSILIRREGIDFFDRRKWLEGLDLGDFALWIMASLKGKSYYIDKEMAHYRVNHSSITGKLGYSVQVKNRMLFAERLAKSDYTIDRKFLSNYLSRYYFQYSGISLSKRDIPGIFKYAYKSMTSFFRGVSFGKKDYEWVKRLRWYVLVRLYMANFSKALKPS
- a CDS encoding ABC transporter permease, with amino-acid sequence MEQTGKVPHYTIEKQRGFKLISFKEFVRYKDLLYFLVKRDVTVLYKQTILGFLWAIINPVIQMVIFSFIFGKLVSVPSEGVAYPLFNYVGIIPWNYFSQSLAASSNSLIQSSSIFTKVYFPRIFIPLTPVLSKLVDFFISFVVLIVLMIFYNTYPNANIVFLPVLILLMILTASGIGMWFSALAIQYRDIRFAMPLLTQLLLFVAPVVFPASLVLSKGKILYLLYGLYPMVGVIEGFRSALLGSNDMPWELIGMGTISALIIFFSGVVYFRKTERIFADVA